The Acidimicrobiales bacterium DNA segment GGCCGAACCAGAACGGCGAGGTCGGGTCGATCTGGGTGGCGTGGGCGAGCAGCGCCTCCCGGCGGACGTCGGCGTACTCGCCGATCGGCACCCGGGTCGTGATGCGGTCGTCCTGGGAGGGGCGGTCGAACCACTTCTCGTCGAAGGGCGACTCCAGCCCGAGCTCCTGGAACTTCTCGTGCATGGCCAGCATGCGGGCCCGCGACCAGGCCGTGTAGTAGAGCTTCAGCGGCTGCCAGGGCGGCCCGGCGTCGGGGTGGGCGTCGGGGTCGCCGGCCCGCTCGAAGGCCAGCACGCTGACGTCGTGGACCCGCAGGTGGTCGGGGTGCGGGTACCCCTCCTGGTCGTCGCCGTAGGTGACGACCACCTGCGGCCGCTCCCGCCGCACCACCTCGACCAGCCGGCCGACGGCGTCGTCGAGGTCCGCCCTGGCGAAGCAGTCGGGGTGCTCGTTGGCCGGCGTGCCCGGCATGCCGGAGTCGCGGTAGCCGAGGAGGACGACCTCGTCGTAGCCGATGACCTCGGCCGCCCTGGCGAGCTCCTCGTGCCGCACCTCGCCCAGCCGGTCCCGCACCTCGGGCCGGTCCATGGCCGGGTTGAGGATGTCGCCCTCCTCGCCGCCGGTGCACGTCACGAGGACCGTCCGCACGCCGTGCGCCTTGTACCGGGCGACGGTCGGCGCCCCCTTCGACGCCTCGTCGTCGGGGTGGGCGTGGACGGTCAGCAGGCACAGCCGGGGCTCGTCGGTCCGGTCCATCGCCGGCACGGTACCGCCCGCCCGTCCGACCCCCACGACCCGCTCCCGCTCCCCCGTCTCCCCCGTGCCGTCCCCCGCCGGGGGGCCGACCGCTCGCCCGGCGGCCGGCGCCGGCACCAGCGCCGACGACCCCCGCCCGGCGGGCGCGCCCGCCCGTCGCCCCCGCCCTCGTCCGCCCGCCGCCGACCCGAGCGCCCCGCGTGGCACCGACCCCTGCCCGACCCGCCGGCGCCGCCGGTCGCACCCCGCCCACCGAGCCCCCGCCGGCCCGACCACCGATCGCGGCGGCGTCCGGGGCGGGGCGGGCGGTACTGTCTCCCCCAAGAGGAGGCCCGCCCGCGCCGGGCGGCGGAAGGTCGGTTAGGGACGGCATGGACTCGCCCGAGGTCTGGCGCTGGGTGTGGCTCGTGGCTGCCACCGTGTTCGTCGTCGGCGAGATGGCCGGGCCGGGCACCTTCTTCCTGCTGCCCTTCGGGGTCGGCGCCGCCGTCGCCACCGTCCTCGCCTTCGCCAACGTGGACGTCGCCTTCCAGTGGCTGGCCTTCCTCGCCGGCTCCGTCGCCACCCTCGCCGCCCTGCGCCCGCTGGCCCGCCGGCTCGACCGGGACGAGCCCGTCGTCGGCATCGGCTCCCGCCGCCTGATCGGGGAGCCGGCCCTCGTGCTGGAGGCCATCCCGGGCGGCCCGGCCGAGCTCGGGATGATCCGCGTCCACCGCGAGGAGTGGCGGGCCGAGAGCGCCGACGGGTCGCCGATCCCGGCCGGGGCGCACGTCAAGGTCGTCGAGATGCGCGGGACGCGCGCCGTGGTCTGGCCGGTCGACCGGCCGGCGCCGCCGCCCGCCATCTCCCAGGGTCCCTCGTCACCATCCGACGGGGAGCGCTGACCCAGCGCCCGCCGAGCAGCACCGCCAGAGCCCACCGACCGAGCCCCGCAGGGAGCCGCCATGTCCGCCCTCGTCGCCGTCCTGGCGATCCTCGTCGTCCTGCTGTTCATCTGGGTCGCCGCCGGCGTGCGCATCGTCCGCCCCTACCAGCGGGGCGTGGTCGAGCAGCTCGGCAAGTACAAGGGCAACGTCGACCCCGGCCTCCGCGTCATCATCCCGGTGTTCCAGACGGTCCGCCTGGTCGACATGCGGGAGCAGGTCGTCGACATCCCGCCCCAGGAGGTCATCACCGCCGACAACGTCGTCGTGTCCGTCGACGCCGTCATCTACTACGAGCCGACCGACCCGCAGCGCCTCGTCTACAACGTCGCCAACTTCATGCTGGCCATCACCAAGCTGGCCCAGACGAACCTGCGGAACCTGATCGGCGACATCCAGCTCGACGAGGCCCTCACCTCCCGGGACAAGATCAACTCCGAGCTGCGCCAGATCCTCGACGACGCCACCGACAAGTGGGGCGTGCGGGTCGGCCGGGTCGAGATCCAGCGCATCGACCCGCCGCCCGACGTCATGCACTCGATGCACGAGCAGATGAAGGCCGAGCGCACGAGGCGGGCCGTCGTCACCGAGGCGCAGGGCACGAGGGAAGCGGCCATCACGAGGGCCGAGGGCGAGAAGCAGGCGGCCATCCTCACCGCCGAGGGCCTGCGCCAGCGCCAGATCCTCGAGGCCCAGGGCCAGGCCGAGGCGACGCGGACGACGGCCGAGGCCGAGCGCTTCCGCCAGCTCACGGTGGCGACCGGCGAGGCCGAGGCCATCCGCAGCGTCTACGCCGCCATCCACGACGGCCGGCCCACCCCGGACCTGCTCGCCGTGAAGTACCTGGAGTCGCTCCAGCGGGTGGCCGACGGCCGGGCGACGAAGATCATCATCCCGGCCGACACCGGCGCCTTCCTCGGCTCGGTGGCCGGCATCGCCGAGCTGTTCAAGGGCTCGACCAGCCCCAACGGGCACGGCCAGGTTCCGGCCGAGGGCGCCCGGGGGTAGGAGGCCGGGGCCGGCCTCTCGGCCGGCCACCGAGCCACTGCAACAGGGGGGACGAGCGATGGAGCTCTCCGCCGTCGAGGCCGTGAACGCCTACTTCGACGAGGCCGCCGCGGTCGTCGATCTCGACGCCGAGATGTACTCGGTGCTGAAGACCTCCTACCGGGAGGTCGCCGTGCAGGTCCCGGTCCGCCTCGACAACGGCGAGCTGACCGTCGTGCGGGGCTACCGCGTCCAGCACAACGGCGCGCGCGGCCCGTACAAGGGCGGGATCCGCTACCACCCGACCGCCGACCTCGACGAGGTGCGGGCGCTCGCCTCGCTGATGACCTGGAAGACGGCCCTGCTCAACATCCCCTTCGGTGGGGCGAAGGGCGGGATCGAGGTCGACCCGACGGGCATGTCGCCCGCCGAGGTCCAGCGGATGACCCGCCGCTTCACGATGGCGATCAGCCACGTGCTCGGCATCTACCGCGACATCCCCGCGCCGGACGTGGCCACCAACGCCCAGACGATGGCGTGGATGATGGACGCCTTCTCGTCGAAGGAGGGCTACAGCCCGGCCATCGTCACCGGCAAGCCGCTCGACCTGGGCGGCGCGCCGGGGCGGGAGGCGGCCACCGGCCGGGGCTGCGTCGACATCCTCGAGGCGTGGGCCGAGGAGCAGGGCCGGGACGTCGTCGGGCTCAAGTGCGTCGTCCAGGGCTTCGGCAACGTGGGCTCGTGGGCGGCGAGGGAGCTCG contains these protein-coding regions:
- the mca gene encoding mycothiol conjugate amidase Mca, which encodes MDRTDEPRLCLLTVHAHPDDEASKGAPTVARYKAHGVRTVLVTCTGGEEGDILNPAMDRPEVRDRLGEVRHEELARAAEVIGYDEVVLLGYRDSGMPGTPANEHPDCFARADLDDAVGRLVEVVRRERPQVVVTYGDDQEGYPHPDHLRVHDVSVLAFERAGDPDAHPDAGPPWQPLKLYYTAWSRARMLAMHEKFQELGLESPFDEKWFDRPSQDDRITTRVPIGEYADVRREALLAHATQIDPTSPFWFGLPPEVAATVHPYDDYILARSLVDTELPEDDLFAGTREAAPSQR
- a CDS encoding NfeD family protein encodes the protein MDSPEVWRWVWLVAATVFVVGEMAGPGTFFLLPFGVGAAVATVLAFANVDVAFQWLAFLAGSVATLAALRPLARRLDRDEPVVGIGSRRLIGEPALVLEAIPGGPAELGMIRVHREEWRAESADGSPIPAGAHVKVVEMRGTRAVVWPVDRPAPPPAISQGPSSPSDGER
- a CDS encoding SPFH domain-containing protein, whose translation is MSALVAVLAILVVLLFIWVAAGVRIVRPYQRGVVEQLGKYKGNVDPGLRVIIPVFQTVRLVDMREQVVDIPPQEVITADNVVVSVDAVIYYEPTDPQRLVYNVANFMLAITKLAQTNLRNLIGDIQLDEALTSRDKINSELRQILDDATDKWGVRVGRVEIQRIDPPPDVMHSMHEQMKAERTRRAVVTEAQGTREAAITRAEGEKQAAILTAEGLRQRQILEAQGQAEATRTTAEAERFRQLTVATGEAEAIRSVYAAIHDGRPTPDLLAVKYLESLQRVADGRATKIIIPADTGAFLGSVAGIAELFKGSTSPNGHGQVPAEGARG
- a CDS encoding Glu/Leu/Phe/Val dehydrogenase dimerization domain-containing protein — translated: MELSAVEAVNAYFDEAAAVVDLDAEMYSVLKTSYREVAVQVPVRLDNGELTVVRGYRVQHNGARGPYKGGIRYHPTADLDEVRALASLMTWKTALLNIPFGGAKGGIEVDPTGMSPAEVQRMTRRFTMAISHVLGIYRDIPAPDVATNAQTMAWMMDAFSSKEGYSPAIVTGKPLDLGGAPGREAATGRGCVDILEAWAEEQGRDVVGLKCVVQGFGNVGSWAARELVRRGAVVVAVSDVAGGRYNPEGLDVEALIAHVRGGGTVPDGAGGDQVGNEELLELPCDVLLPAALGQVIRDDNAGRVKARVVVEGANYPVTPGGDKMLNDGGVVVIPDILANAGGVTGSYFEWTQNIQQFTWKESRFNEELCDRLTDTYRVVSRFARERSISLRQAAYAIGIQRVATASRLRGYV